Proteins found in one Mucilaginibacter gracilis genomic segment:
- a CDS encoding MotA/TolQ/ExbB proton channel family protein — protein sequence MANAPKPTTVKKESSSASSMFSSLAIPICILISILVYYFFLGDASHYKGGDQAADATDVFGLVHKGGYIVPIIMSCLLMTVTFSIERLVVIGRASGTGSIDSFVKKVQAFLNAGNVDAASAECDKQKGSVANVIKSGLKKYREMEAEPNMDVDQKTLAIQKDIEEATSLEMPMLEQNLTIIATLVSIGTLMGLLGTVLGMIGAFRTMGAAGAPNASELSSHISEALINTFLGISTSAISIVMYNIFTSKIDKLTYAIDETGFSIVQTFAASHKNANR from the coding sequence ATGGCAAACGCACCAAAACCAACTACCGTTAAAAAAGAAAGCTCAAGTGCATCGAGCATGTTTTCATCTCTTGCAATACCTATTTGTATATTGATATCTATCCTGGTATATTATTTCTTCCTTGGCGACGCAAGTCACTACAAAGGCGGCGACCAAGCGGCAGACGCAACAGACGTATTCGGTCTGGTTCACAAAGGTGGATACATTGTACCTATCATCATGAGCTGCTTGTTAATGACAGTTACTTTCTCTATCGAAAGACTTGTTGTTATAGGCCGTGCATCTGGTACTGGTAGTATCGATTCTTTTGTTAAAAAAGTACAGGCATTTTTAAATGCAGGTAACGTTGACGCAGCAAGTGCTGAGTGCGACAAACAAAAAGGTTCGGTAGCAAACGTTATCAAATCGGGCTTGAAAAAATACCGCGAAATGGAAGCAGAGCCAAACATGGACGTTGACCAAAAAACTCTTGCTATCCAAAAAGATATTGAAGAAGCAACTTCTTTAGAAATGCCAATGTTAGAGCAAAACTTAACTATCATTGCTACTTTGGTTTCTATCGGTACTTTAATGGGTTTGTTAGGTACAGTATTGGGTATGATTGGTGCATTCCGTACAATGGGTGCAGCAGGTGCTCCAAATGCATCCGAACTTTCTTCACACATTTCCGAAGCTTTGATCAATACCTTCTTAGGTATCAGTACATCAGCTATATCAATTGTAATGTATAACATCTTTACATCAAAAATTGATAAATTAACTTATGCTATTGACGAAACTGGTTTCAGCATCGTTCAAACGTTTGCCGCTTCACACAAAAACGCAAACAGATAA
- a CDS encoding biopolymer transporter ExbD has protein sequence MPRVKIARKSTVTDMTAMCDVAFLLLTFFIMTAKFKQEDPVPVAIPAYTKTVVLPEDNIGTLTIGGSKVFFGVEGVKIRETMLEEMGRLYNTTFTPQEKATFITLPTFGVPMSQLKAYLNTEPSKMKAFPQPGIPTDSVSNELFNWIRQARLADRALFSKDLRLTIKGDSKQEYPTIGRVIQILQKQKVNKFSLITAQKGAAQ, from the coding sequence ATGCCCAGAGTTAAAATAGCAAGAAAAAGTACCGTAACCGATATGACGGCCATGTGCGACGTTGCGTTTTTGTTACTCACCTTTTTCATTATGACGGCCAAATTTAAACAGGAAGATCCCGTTCCTGTGGCGATACCGGCTTATACCAAAACTGTTGTATTGCCCGAAGATAATATCGGTACCCTTACAATTGGTGGCAGCAAAGTTTTTTTTGGTGTAGAAGGCGTTAAAATACGCGAAACCATGCTGGAAGAAATGGGGAGGTTATATAATACAACCTTTACCCCGCAGGAGAAGGCAACGTTTATAACCCTGCCAACATTTGGTGTGCCCATGAGCCAGTTAAAGGCTTATTTAAATACAGAGCCCAGCAAAATGAAAGCATTTCCTCAACCGGGTATTCCAACCGATTCTGTTAGTAACGAATTGTTTAACTGGATACGCCAGGCGCGTTTGGCCGATAGGGCGTTGTTTAGTAAAGATTTGCGTTTAACTATAAAAGGTGATAGCAAGCAGGAGTACCCAACTATTGGAAGGGTGATACAAATTTTGCAAAAGCAAAAAGTAAATAAGTTTAGTTTAATTACAGCTCAAAAAGGAGCGGCTCAATAA
- a CDS encoding ExbD/TolR family protein: MAELDSSGGGKHKGGKVRSKKSSTRVDMTAMVDLAFLLITFFILSTTLNKPKAMDLAMPDKDENKTELPVAASRTMTVLLGSNNKLEWFVGEPGKTPGTVDNYGKDGLRKALIENSEKVRASHGGQPMIVLIKPSDKSTYENLVAALDELNITKIDIHAIVDITPVEVNELKNNKIY, translated from the coding sequence ATGGCAGAATTAGACTCCTCCGGCGGAGGGAAACATAAAGGCGGTAAGGTAAGGTCCAAAAAGTCGTCAACACGCGTGGATATGACCGCAATGGTGGATTTGGCATTTTTGTTAATTACCTTTTTCATCCTGTCCACAACGCTTAACAAACCTAAAGCGATGGATTTGGCTATGCCAGATAAGGATGAGAATAAAACTGAATTACCTGTTGCTGCATCCAGAACCATGACAGTGCTTTTAGGTTCAAACAACAAACTGGAATGGTTTGTTGGCGAACCAGGTAAAACGCCTGGTACAGTAGATAACTACGGTAAAGACGGTTTACGCAAAGCGTTAATTGAAAACTCTGAAAAAGTTAGAGCATCACACGGTGGCCAGCCGATGATTGTTTTAATTAAACCGAGTGATAAATCAACATACGAAAACCTGGTAGCAGCACTTGACGAGTTAAATATTACCAAAATAGATATTCATGCTATTGTTGATATTACTCCTGTTGAAGTAAATGAGTTGAAGAACAACAAAATTTACTAA
- a CDS encoding energy transducer TonB, protein MLGSKLDIFNPEWLDVVFKGRNQAYGAYELRKQNPKTTNRALIIASVAFIFLLGLPTIINIIKGFIPKADEKVKLTDVVLMSPPPIDQTKPPPPPPKEPAKPKVDQVKFPPPVVKPDNEVREKDPPTEKQLEVADPGQKEQKGDPNAQVRIDEPVGNADITAVTEAGDGDKIFNAVEIQPAFPGGEAAFGKFLQDHIRYPAVAKENNVTGRVFVQFVVERDGSLTDLKILRDPGSGLGDEAIRVLKISPHWKPGIQNGKPVRVQYTVPVNFSLAE, encoded by the coding sequence ATGTTAGGATCAAAATTAGATATTTTTAATCCGGAATGGCTTGATGTTGTTTTTAAAGGCCGCAACCAGGCGTATGGTGCGTACGAACTTAGAAAGCAAAACCCTAAAACAACCAATAGGGCGCTTATCATAGCTTCGGTTGCATTTATCTTTCTGCTCGGTTTGCCAACCATTATCAACATAATTAAGGGCTTTATTCCAAAGGCCGACGAGAAGGTTAAATTAACCGACGTTGTGCTTATGTCGCCTCCACCTATTGATCAAACCAAACCACCACCGCCGCCACCAAAGGAGCCGGCTAAACCAAAGGTTGACCAGGTGAAATTTCCTCCTCCGGTAGTAAAGCCGGATAATGAGGTGCGCGAAAAAGATCCGCCTACTGAAAAGCAATTGGAAGTGGCAGATCCGGGCCAAAAGGAGCAAAAAGGCGACCCTAATGCTCAGGTTCGTATTGATGAGCCTGTAGGTAATGCTGATATTACAGCCGTAACCGAGGCCGGTGATGGCGATAAAATATTTAATGCTGTGGAAATTCAACCAGCTTTTCCAGGTGGCGAAGCAGCATTCGGTAAATTTTTGCAAGACCACATCCGTTACCCGGCAGTAGCTAAAGAAAACAACGTTACTGGTCGTGTATTCGTTCAGTTTGTTGTTGAACGCGATGGCAGTTTAACAGACCTTAAAATACTTCGCGACCCGGGCAGCGGCTTGGGCGATGAGGCTATAAGGGTACTTAAAATTTCGCCGCACTGGAAACCCGGTATTCAAAACGGTAAGCCAGTACGTGTACAATACACTGTACCGGTAAACTTTAGTTTGGCCGAATAA
- a CDS encoding PstS family phosphate ABC transporter substrate-binding protein yields the protein MACKQKDKKFNVDDSYTIGKASFVADESLAPILDQELYVFKSLNKEAKPEIIYKSENDALRLFLNDSVRVAILARSVTPQEVKMFKQRALYPEINCFAYDAVTLIVNQSSNDTLTTVGEIKNMLNGKVGTDKNIVFDNANSSLIRYLRSFSGNDKFEQKNIYALKTNVDVIKYVSEHQHAVGFISYSWLLEPDKAYAPMVNKIKIVGVKDEGNKDYPNSYFKPDQGTLAMRQYPLVRSLYIINNTGRPGLGTGFASFVLGESGQRIVLRSGLLPDSIPTREVSFSK from the coding sequence ATGGCATGCAAGCAAAAAGATAAAAAGTTTAATGTAGATGATAGCTATACCATTGGCAAAGCGAGTTTTGTAGCCGATGAATCGTTGGCCCCAATTTTAGATCAGGAGCTTTATGTATTTAAGTCGCTTAACAAAGAAGCAAAGCCCGAGATAATATATAAATCGGAAAACGATGCCTTGAGGCTGTTTTTAAACGATAGCGTAAGAGTTGCTATATTAGCACGCAGTGTAACCCCGCAGGAGGTAAAAATGTTTAAGCAGCGGGCACTTTACCCCGAAATTAATTGTTTTGCATACGATGCGGTAACCTTAATCGTTAATCAATCATCAAACGATACGTTAACAACGGTGGGCGAAATAAAAAACATGCTGAACGGAAAGGTTGGTACTGATAAGAATATTGTTTTTGATAATGCCAACTCAAGCTTAATAAGGTACCTGAGGAGCTTCTCCGGAAACGATAAATTTGAACAAAAAAACATTTACGCGTTAAAAACAAACGTTGATGTTATAAAATATGTGAGTGAACACCAGCACGCTGTGGGTTTTATAAGCTATAGCTGGCTGCTTGAGCCCGATAAGGCTTATGCGCCAATGGTTAACAAAATTAAAATAGTTGGTGTTAAAGATGAGGGTAATAAAGATTATCCCAATAGCTATTTTAAACCAGACCAAGGTACGTTGGCAATGCGCCAATACCCTTTGGTACGAAGCTTGTATATAATTAATAATACAGGTAGGCCAGGTTTAGGTACGGGATTTGCATCGTTTGTTTTGGGTGAAAGTGGGCAGCGTATTGTACTAAGATCAGGACTTTTGCCCGATTCGATACCTACCCGTGAAGTGAGTTTTAGTAAATAA